A single genomic interval of Oryctolagus cuniculus chromosome 19, mOryCun1.1, whole genome shotgun sequence harbors:
- the NUBP1 gene encoding cytosolic Fe-S cluster assembly factor NUBP1 codes for MEEEVPHDCPGADSAQAGRGASCQGCPNQRLCASGAGAAPDPALEEIKEKMQPVKHKILVLSGKGGVGKSTFSAHLAHGLAEDENSQVALLDIDICGPSIPKIMGLEGEQVHQSGSGWSPVYVDDNLGVMSVGFLLSSPDDAVIWRGPKKNGMIKQFLRDVDWGELDYLIVDTPPGTSDEHLSVVQYLAAAHIDGAVIITTPQEVSLQDVRKEINFCRKVKLPIVGVVENMSGFVCPKCKKESQIFPPTTGGAEAMCRDLAVPLLGRVPLDPLIGKSCDKGQSFFAEAPDSPATLAYRSIIQRIQEFCGLRQSEDKNPVSS; via the exons ATGGAGGAGGAGGTTCCTCACG ACTGTCCCGGGGCTGACAGCGCCCAGGCGGGCCGAGGGGCCTCCTGTCAGGGATGCCCCAACCAACGGTTGTGtgcctctggggctggcgccgctcCGGACCCGG CCCTAGAGGAGATCAAGGAGAAGATGCAGCCCGTGAAACACAAGATCCTGGTGCTGTCCGGAAAGGGCGGTGTGGGGAAGAGCACCTTCAGCGCCCACCTCGCCCACGGGCTGGCAGAGGACGAGAACTCGCAG gtcGCTCTCCTAGACATTGATATATGTGGGCCGTCCATCCCCAAGATAATGGGACTGGAGGGAGAACAG GTTCACCAGAGTGGCTCGGGCTGGTCTCCGGTG TACGTGGACGACAACCTGGGGGTGATGTCGGTGGGCTTCCTGCTCAGCAGTCCCGACGACGCCGTCATCTGGAGAGGACCCAAGAAAAACG GCATGATCAAGCAGTTCCTCCGCGACGTGGACTGGGGCGAGCTGGACTACCTCATCGTGGACACCCCACCGGGGACGTCAGACGAGCACCTCTCGGTCGTCCAGTACCTGGCTGCGGCACACATCGATGGGGCTGTGATCATCACCACCCCGCAG GAGGTGTCGCTCCAGGACGTGCGGAAGGAAATTAACTTCTGCCGCAAGGTGAAGCTGCCGATCGTCGGGGTGGTGGAGAACATGAGCGGCTTCGTCTGCCCCAAGTGCAAG AAAGAGTCGCAGATATTCCCCCCGACGACAGGGGGCGCGGAGGCCATGTGCCGGGACCTGGCGGTGCCCCTGCTCGGCCGCGTGCCTCTGGATCCACTCATAG GCAAGAGTTGTGACAAAGGCCAGTCTTTTTTTGCTGAAGCGCCGGACTCACCAGCCACATTAGCCTACAGAAGTATAATTCAAA GAATCCAAGAGTTCTGTGGCCTCCGCCAGTCAGAAGACAAGAACCCCGTGAGTTCCTGA